The following DNA comes from Strix uralensis isolate ZFMK-TIS-50842 chromosome 28, bStrUra1, whole genome shotgun sequence.
TCATCAAAATCCGGGATATCGTCATAGGAATAGCCCCGGTAGCCTTTGGAAGCGTAGTATGCGATGCGCAGGTGGTAGAAGCCTGGGAGAAACACGAGGATCCCAATGATGAGCACGGGGATAGCACGGTCCGTTCCCTGCACAAGAGAGAAATTCAAGTGTAGTAAGCAGAGATCTGTATGGGGgagtctttcctttttcttcagccCTGCCTCAACTACTCATCCCTAAGGCTTGGCTagctgatgaaaaataaaaaaaaattcatcttaaATCAGAAATATCTCAGTTTTCCTCAGGCTGAATGCTAAGTTCTCTCCCTGGCATCTCCTCCTTGCTACAGGAAACCCTCAACTGAATTTCTCCTTCAGATAGAGGTGGCTCCTAGCACTAATCACATAAAGCTGCCAGCCACAGGCTGGGTGCTGCACACTTGGCCAAAAGCGAGCTCGCCTGGACTGCTTCTGATACAgccaaaatgctgctgtttccACAATGATAAGCAGCAGCTGCCAACCGTAAAGCAACTCCATACAGCACAAGGTAAAAGGAGAAGTGTGCCACAGAGGAGCACCAAGTCAGCTGCGAACAATAGATCCACTTTCAGTGGGTCATAAATACAGAGAGATGAGAAAAGTGGTGCTGTGTCCTATATAGCGGTCTGCTATCTCCTGCATTATCTTCACTAGAAGAGTGATGATCCCTGCATGAAGTTTTTCCAGGACAGCAAGCTGACCTCTGCAGGGAGGTAGCATTAAAATGAAACCGTACCCCAAGGAGGACACAGAAACTCAGCCCTCCCTGGCAGATCTCCAATCCAGCTATGAACCTGCTCCAGACTTACTAAGTGAAgacagggctctgctgccagagAAACAGGGCTGTCAGACACCAGCAGGGCAGTGGAGAGGATTACTTTCTGGCTTCCAGGCCTTTTGCTCTGAATTTCTACACTGAACACGACAGTTCATGGCAGGCTTTGAGGAATGGACAACACAAAACTCTTAACAGAAAGGTAATCAAACCACTTACGCCTTTGCTAATGTATCCTGCCAAGAGGAGGGCTCCTATGATAATGAGGAAGGTCCCGATCATGAAGAGCACAATAGCCAGTGCAATTGCCTTGTAGGGGATTTTTGGTGGGCTCTTCTTGAACTggatggaaaaaaccccaaatattaaACAGCTTCACTCAGCACAGTTCCCCTCCCACCGTGCAGAGACAAATCCCACAGGTAGCAACAATGACACGGGACAAGCTgtcacagcagctctgcagtggcCCTCCTGCAGGAATCCTGCCCGTGGAGATGCTGTCTGAGCCAGCATTTACACCCCTTGCTTCCAGGTCTGCCCTGATTTTTACCTCCCTCCAAAGAAATGCATCTGACACTACTAAACCAATCTTGTTTCCAGTGAAGCTCTACAGACCTTCTGGAAGAGAAGGGCTGAAGTGGTAGCTTGCAGCTACCTTTGGACCTTTCTGAGGCTGCTCTGCTGGGCATGAACAAAACAGCAGCCTCCCGTGCACATGCACAGCTGTAGCAGCCTTTCCTAGTAGTTTACAGTTAAAGCAGTAGCAGAAAGAGGTTTTCTTCCCCACTTTTTACCTGCAGGTCAATATATCCAtcatcagtgctggagagcttggaATATTTGACTTTGCTACTGGGAATCCCAGCAGTCAGATTTGTACGTGACGGCATCATTACAAGGAACCCTGGGCATCAGCTagaacctggaaaacagaatagcaaaaaaaaaaaaatcagagcaaacTGGATGACAGAGTCTGAGACACATGAATCAAGTTTCTTGAGAAACAAAAGTGTCAAGCCTGTACTGAAAGGCATCtttgttttttcataaattaatttttttcaaacaaagcTTCGTATTTTAGCCTAAAATACAAAAGCATGACTACAGCTGCAATAGGGTTTGCCAATATTTGAAAGCGAAGTCAAACTGAGGCAGAACTTGTGTTTAAAACAAGATAGAAATTCCAGAATAATATAGAACGTATAAACCAGCTCTGGTTTCGCAAGATCACACTTCCAGCAGGGAGATGTCTGAGGTCCAGCTATTTCTAAACAGGGACACtaacaaataaacccaaaccagaactaaacaaagcagcTTTTCAACCAGCCGGATATTTTGCAATAGatccattttgcaaaaaaaaccacactgaaaaCTAGAATGAAGTGTAGCTGTCATTCCCGAGACAGCTCGAGTCATGACTCAGAGGGAACATGACAAGGGGATGGAGTGGTTAGTGGATGAGGTAAGCTAAAAACCAGCGAGGAGCTAAAAAGCACAGGTCACTTGTCCGTCTGGCTGCAAGGGAGGCAGCGCTCAGGGTAGAGCTTTATTTAGTTACGCCAGAGCTGTACCCTGCAATTTCACCACGCCACGAAGCCAACCCCTGCGGTTTTGCTGCCAGCAATGACAGTCCCGGGGAGAGGGGCAGGGCCAGTTTGTGTCTGCTCCTGGGAACCCAACATCTCAGGAGCTGAAGCCTGGATCCAGCCTGCCACATCCCTGCCGCACTGCAGAGCCGTTTAAGAGGGCCTGACATCTCCTCCCAGCAGGACCTGTGCCTTGGATGTCCCACGGCCTTGAACCTGCACTGCAGCCCAGGGCTACGATTCCCAGAAGTGAGGCAAACAACAGGCTTCCCACACTCAAATTCCatagttttttattttctgagaatgTAAGGAATAACGAAAAGAGTGCATATCCCCACTGTTCCAACAGGAAGGGACAAAGATGCTTTTTCCACAACACTATTTGGCATCTAAGGTAATAGCATCACCTCAAAATACTTAGTCTCCACTTGAACTGAAATCCCTTGCCTCTTGCCAATTGCTGGCACATTCCCCTGCCATCAGGTTTGTTCCCCTTGCAGTAAATTTGACTTTTATAAAAAAGCCAGCACGCTCTGATCTTAAACCCGCTCAGCTGTACCTTTAActtgaacattttttcttttttcctatagcAAAACCCAAGCGTAGACAAAGCACATTTCTAGCCCCAATCAATAACTGAAATATCCCCCACCCCCAGGGTGGGAACACTCACATCCTCAGCTCTGTACACATCTCAGGTCACTACTCAAATACCCCCAAGGCCTCCCACATGCCCATGCAGGAGGGGAGGAAGCCAAAAGAAAATCAGCACATCTGAAATGTGTCAGATTTCCTGACTCTGCCCCATTTTACTCTCAAGTACCAGAGGGC
Coding sequences within:
- the TMEM230 gene encoding transmembrane protein 230, whose product is MMPSRTNLTAGIPSSKVKYSKLSSTDDGYIDLQFKKSPPKIPYKAIALAIVLFMIGTFLIIIGALLLAGYISKGGTDRAIPVLIIGILVFLPGFYHLRIAYYASKGYRGYSYDDIPDFDD